In one Oreochromis aureus strain Israel breed Guangdong linkage group 2, ZZ_aureus, whole genome shotgun sequence genomic region, the following are encoded:
- the stx5a gene encoding syntaxin-5a isoform X4, whose amino-acid sequence MTCRDRTLEFQSACKSLQGRQNGVQPSKPALSALRQRSDFTVMAKRIGKDLSNTFAKLEKLTILAKRKSLFDDKAVEIEELTYIIKQDINSLNKQIAQLQDLVRSRGAPGGRHIQTHSNTIVVSLQSKLASMSNDFKSVLEVRTENLKQQRSRREQFSQPPASSSPLMANNFNGSVLMQEESRSRGDVAIDMDSPTNPLQLQLIDEQDSYIQSRADTMQNIESTIVELGSIFQQLAHMVKEQEETIQRIDANVEDTQLNVEAAHTEILKYFQSVSSNRWLMIKIFLVLVVFFIIFVVFFA is encoded by the exons ATGACGTGCCGTGACCGGACACTCGAGTTCCAGTCAGCGTGTAAATCTCTCCAGGGCAGACAG AATGGAGTCCAGCCCAGTAAACCGGCGCTCAGTGCCCTCAGGCAGCGCAGTGACTTTACAGTTATGGCCAA GAGAATTGGGAAAGACTTGAGCAATACATTTGCCAAACTGGAAAAGCTCACAATTT tgGCAAAACGAAAATCTCTGTTTGATGACAAGGCGGTAGAAATCGAGGAGCTGACATACATCATTAAGCAG gACATTAATAGTCTAAACAAACAGATAGCACAGCTGCAGGACTTGGTGAGGTCCCGTGGAGCTCCAGGTGGCCGGCACATTCAGACCCACTCAAACACTATAGTGGTGTCATTACAG TCCAAGCTGGCATCGATGTCCAATGACTTCAAATCAGTCTTAGAAGTCAGAACAGAG AACCTGAAGCAGCAGCGCAGCAGGAGAGAACAGTTCTCCCAACCTCCGGCGTCGTCTTCTCCGCTCATGGCCAACAATTTCA ATGGCTCGGTCCTGATGCAGGAAGAGTCCCGGAGCCGCGGGGATGTGGCTATCGATATGGACTCTCCAACAAATCCTTTGCAGCTTCAGCTTATTGATGAGCAG GACTCATACATCCAGAGCCGTGCAGATACCATGCAAAACATCGAGAGCACCATCGTGGAACTGGGTTCCATATTTCAGCAGCTGGCGCACATGGTCAAGGAGCAAGAGGAGACCATCCAGAG GATCGATGCTAACGTGGAGGACACCCAGCTGAACGTGGAGGCTGCCCACACAGAGATCCTCAAATACTTCCAGTCGGTCTCCTCCAACCGCTGGCTGATGATCAAGATCTTTCTGGTCCTCGTGGTCTTCTTCATCATCTTTGTCGTCTTCTTTGCTTAA
- the stx5a gene encoding syntaxin-5a isoform X2, with protein MTCRDRTLEFQSACKSLQGRQNGVQPSKPALSALRQRSDFTVMAKRIGKDLSNTFAKLEKLTILAKRKSLFDDKAVEIEELTYIIKQDINSLNKQIAQLQDLVRSRGAPGGRHIQTHSNTIVVSLQSKLASMSNDFKSVLEVRTENLKQQRSRREQFSQPPASSSPLMANNFRSRKKGAQEPHAAREPRNDYQGYTTANYKDGSVLMQEESRSRGDVAIDMDSPTNPLQLQLIDEQDSYIQSRADTMQNIESTIVELGSIFQQLAHMVKEQEETIQRIDANVEDTQLNVEAAHTEILKYFQSVSSNRWLMIKIFLVLVVFFIIFVVFFA; from the exons ATGACGTGCCGTGACCGGACACTCGAGTTCCAGTCAGCGTGTAAATCTCTCCAGGGCAGACAG AATGGAGTCCAGCCCAGTAAACCGGCGCTCAGTGCCCTCAGGCAGCGCAGTGACTTTACAGTTATGGCCAA GAGAATTGGGAAAGACTTGAGCAATACATTTGCCAAACTGGAAAAGCTCACAATTT tgGCAAAACGAAAATCTCTGTTTGATGACAAGGCGGTAGAAATCGAGGAGCTGACATACATCATTAAGCAG gACATTAATAGTCTAAACAAACAGATAGCACAGCTGCAGGACTTGGTGAGGTCCCGTGGAGCTCCAGGTGGCCGGCACATTCAGACCCACTCAAACACTATAGTGGTGTCATTACAG TCCAAGCTGGCATCGATGTCCAATGACTTCAAATCAGTCTTAGAAGTCAGAACAGAG AACCTGAAGCAGCAGCGCAGCAGGAGAGAACAGTTCTCCCAACCTCCGGCGTCGTCTTCTCCGCTCATGGCCAACAATTTCA ggAGCCGCAAAAAAGGGGCCCAGGAGCCGCATGCAGCTCGTGAGCCGCGCAATGACTACCAGGGCTATACAACCGCAAATTACAAAG ATGGCTCGGTCCTGATGCAGGAAGAGTCCCGGAGCCGCGGGGATGTGGCTATCGATATGGACTCTCCAACAAATCCTTTGCAGCTTCAGCTTATTGATGAGCAG GACTCATACATCCAGAGCCGTGCAGATACCATGCAAAACATCGAGAGCACCATCGTGGAACTGGGTTCCATATTTCAGCAGCTGGCGCACATGGTCAAGGAGCAAGAGGAGACCATCCAGAG GATCGATGCTAACGTGGAGGACACCCAGCTGAACGTGGAGGCTGCCCACACAGAGATCCTCAAATACTTCCAGTCGGTCTCCTCCAACCGCTGGCTGATGATCAAGATCTTTCTGGTCCTCGTGGTCTTCTTCATCATCTTTGTCGTCTTCTTTGCTTAA
- the stx5a gene encoding syntaxin-5a isoform X1 yields MTCRDRTLEFQSACKSLQGRQQNGVQPSKPALSALRQRSDFTVMAKRIGKDLSNTFAKLEKLTILAKRKSLFDDKAVEIEELTYIIKQDINSLNKQIAQLQDLVRSRGAPGGRHIQTHSNTIVVSLQSKLASMSNDFKSVLEVRTENLKQQRSRREQFSQPPASSSPLMANNFRSRKKGAQEPHAAREPRNDYQGYTTANYKDGSVLMQEESRSRGDVAIDMDSPTNPLQLQLIDEQDSYIQSRADTMQNIESTIVELGSIFQQLAHMVKEQEETIQRIDANVEDTQLNVEAAHTEILKYFQSVSSNRWLMIKIFLVLVVFFIIFVVFFA; encoded by the exons ATGACGTGCCGTGACCGGACACTCGAGTTCCAGTCAGCGTGTAAATCTCTCCAGGGCAGACAG CAGAATGGAGTCCAGCCCAGTAAACCGGCGCTCAGTGCCCTCAGGCAGCGCAGTGACTTTACAGTTATGGCCAA GAGAATTGGGAAAGACTTGAGCAATACATTTGCCAAACTGGAAAAGCTCACAATTT tgGCAAAACGAAAATCTCTGTTTGATGACAAGGCGGTAGAAATCGAGGAGCTGACATACATCATTAAGCAG gACATTAATAGTCTAAACAAACAGATAGCACAGCTGCAGGACTTGGTGAGGTCCCGTGGAGCTCCAGGTGGCCGGCACATTCAGACCCACTCAAACACTATAGTGGTGTCATTACAG TCCAAGCTGGCATCGATGTCCAATGACTTCAAATCAGTCTTAGAAGTCAGAACAGAG AACCTGAAGCAGCAGCGCAGCAGGAGAGAACAGTTCTCCCAACCTCCGGCGTCGTCTTCTCCGCTCATGGCCAACAATTTCA ggAGCCGCAAAAAAGGGGCCCAGGAGCCGCATGCAGCTCGTGAGCCGCGCAATGACTACCAGGGCTATACAACCGCAAATTACAAAG ATGGCTCGGTCCTGATGCAGGAAGAGTCCCGGAGCCGCGGGGATGTGGCTATCGATATGGACTCTCCAACAAATCCTTTGCAGCTTCAGCTTATTGATGAGCAG GACTCATACATCCAGAGCCGTGCAGATACCATGCAAAACATCGAGAGCACCATCGTGGAACTGGGTTCCATATTTCAGCAGCTGGCGCACATGGTCAAGGAGCAAGAGGAGACCATCCAGAG GATCGATGCTAACGTGGAGGACACCCAGCTGAACGTGGAGGCTGCCCACACAGAGATCCTCAAATACTTCCAGTCGGTCTCCTCCAACCGCTGGCTGATGATCAAGATCTTTCTGGTCCTCGTGGTCTTCTTCATCATCTTTGTCGTCTTCTTTGCTTAA
- the stx5a gene encoding syntaxin-5a isoform X3, protein MTCRDRTLEFQSACKSLQGRQQNGVQPSKPALSALRQRSDFTVMAKRIGKDLSNTFAKLEKLTILAKRKSLFDDKAVEIEELTYIIKQDINSLNKQIAQLQDLVRSRGAPGGRHIQTHSNTIVVSLQSKLASMSNDFKSVLEVRTENLKQQRSRREQFSQPPASSSPLMANNFNGSVLMQEESRSRGDVAIDMDSPTNPLQLQLIDEQDSYIQSRADTMQNIESTIVELGSIFQQLAHMVKEQEETIQRIDANVEDTQLNVEAAHTEILKYFQSVSSNRWLMIKIFLVLVVFFIIFVVFFA, encoded by the exons ATGACGTGCCGTGACCGGACACTCGAGTTCCAGTCAGCGTGTAAATCTCTCCAGGGCAGACAG CAGAATGGAGTCCAGCCCAGTAAACCGGCGCTCAGTGCCCTCAGGCAGCGCAGTGACTTTACAGTTATGGCCAA GAGAATTGGGAAAGACTTGAGCAATACATTTGCCAAACTGGAAAAGCTCACAATTT tgGCAAAACGAAAATCTCTGTTTGATGACAAGGCGGTAGAAATCGAGGAGCTGACATACATCATTAAGCAG gACATTAATAGTCTAAACAAACAGATAGCACAGCTGCAGGACTTGGTGAGGTCCCGTGGAGCTCCAGGTGGCCGGCACATTCAGACCCACTCAAACACTATAGTGGTGTCATTACAG TCCAAGCTGGCATCGATGTCCAATGACTTCAAATCAGTCTTAGAAGTCAGAACAGAG AACCTGAAGCAGCAGCGCAGCAGGAGAGAACAGTTCTCCCAACCTCCGGCGTCGTCTTCTCCGCTCATGGCCAACAATTTCA ATGGCTCGGTCCTGATGCAGGAAGAGTCCCGGAGCCGCGGGGATGTGGCTATCGATATGGACTCTCCAACAAATCCTTTGCAGCTTCAGCTTATTGATGAGCAG GACTCATACATCCAGAGCCGTGCAGATACCATGCAAAACATCGAGAGCACCATCGTGGAACTGGGTTCCATATTTCAGCAGCTGGCGCACATGGTCAAGGAGCAAGAGGAGACCATCCAGAG GATCGATGCTAACGTGGAGGACACCCAGCTGAACGTGGAGGCTGCCCACACAGAGATCCTCAAATACTTCCAGTCGGTCTCCTCCAACCGCTGGCTGATGATCAAGATCTTTCTGGTCCTCGTGGTCTTCTTCATCATCTTTGTCGTCTTCTTTGCTTAA